In one window of uncultured Acetobacteroides sp. DNA:
- the trxA gene encoding thioredoxin, translated as MKENFSSIIQSDRPVLVDFFAEWCSPCKMQAPILKEVAAEMGDAVRIIKIDVDKNPQVAADYQVRGVPTLMIFREGKVLWRQSGVQSKPQLVSILSNYR; from the coding sequence ATGAAGGAGAATTTTAGTTCTATAATTCAATCAGACAGGCCAGTGCTGGTCGACTTTTTTGCTGAATGGTGTAGCCCTTGCAAGATGCAGGCTCCCATTCTTAAGGAGGTTGCTGCCGAAATGGGTGATGCAGTTCGCATCATTAAAATTGATGTAGACAAAAATCCGCAGGTGGCTGCTGATTATCAAGTTCGGGGCGTTCCAACATTAATGATATTTAGAGAAGGCAAGGTGCTGTGGCGTCAATCTGGCGTGCAGTCTAAACCGCAACTCGTATCAATATTAAGTAACTATAGGTAG
- a CDS encoding DUF302 domain-containing protein, with protein sequence MNYAFQTTVNASFDRTVQLAVEALESEGFGIVSQLDLDKKFKNVLGKEFKRYTILGACMPSYAYQAVSEEELIGLLLPCNLVVIERDDESTLVASINPEVTMQSVQNSTLIPLAADVAAKLQKVISVLGRT encoded by the coding sequence ATGAACTATGCATTTCAGACAACCGTAAATGCCTCATTCGATAGAACTGTGCAGCTTGCAGTTGAGGCATTAGAATCCGAAGGCTTTGGTATAGTATCACAACTGGATCTGGATAAGAAGTTTAAGAATGTTTTGGGAAAGGAGTTTAAGCGTTACACCATCTTGGGCGCTTGTATGCCTTCGTATGCCTATCAGGCAGTATCTGAAGAAGAACTAATTGGGCTCCTCCTTCCTTGTAATTTGGTAGTTATCGAGAGGGATGACGAATCTACACTAGTTGCTTCCATTAATCCGGAGGTTACGATGCAATCGGTCCAAAATTCTACGCTTATTCCTCTTGCTGCCGATGTTGCTGCTAAGCTGCAAAAGGTGATAAGTGTTTTAGGTCGCACTTAA
- a CDS encoding response regulator transcription factor, with amino-acid sequence MERIRVILVDDHTLFRKGLKMLLDESDGIEVVCEASSGVEFLKVLENLQPDVVLMDINMPEMNGMEATQIALKQHPSLPILMLSMHGEEEYFEKMVDAGVKGFLLKNSEVDEVVKAINTVFRGGSYFSQELLLGVISCRNKKHDDEKELTITDRELEVLKLICLGYSNSDIADKLFISHRTVDRHRSNLLEKTNSRNSAALVMYAIKHKLVDVS; translated from the coding sequence ATGGAACGTATTAGAGTTATTTTAGTTGACGACCACACTCTGTTTCGAAAAGGGCTTAAAATGCTACTTGATGAGTCGGATGGGATTGAAGTTGTCTGTGAGGCATCGTCTGGGGTGGAGTTTTTGAAGGTTTTGGAGAATCTGCAACCAGACGTTGTGCTAATGGACATAAATATGCCCGAAATGAATGGAATGGAGGCAACTCAGATTGCCTTAAAGCAGCATCCTTCGCTACCAATACTAATGCTGTCGATGCATGGCGAGGAAGAGTACTTCGAAAAAATGGTTGATGCTGGCGTTAAGGGATTCCTGCTTAAGAATTCGGAAGTAGACGAGGTGGTAAAAGCCATTAATACGGTCTTTAGGGGAGGTAGCTACTTTTCGCAAGAGCTTCTTCTGGGCGTTATCTCATGCAGAAATAAAAAGCATGATGACGAAAAGGAGCTTACCATAACCGATCGCGAATTGGAGGTGCTTAAGCTTATTTGTTTGGGTTATTCGAATTCCGATATTGCGGATAAGCTTTTTATTAGTCATCGTACTGTCGATCGGCACCGATCTAACCTTCTCGAGAAGACAAACAGTAGAAATTCAGCTGCCCTAGTTATGTATGCTATTAAGCATAAGTTGGTTGATGTGAGTTGA
- a CDS encoding amino acid permease produces MKFTKPLSILLKESEESGDHALKRTLNGFNLVALGIGAIIGAGLFSLTGIAAAENAGPAVTISFIIAAVGCTFAALCYAEFASMIPVAGSAYTYSYATMGEVVAWIIGWDLVLEYALGAATVSVSWSSYLVKFLSNIGINFPYEISHAPVDSMTLADGTVISGIINLPAIFIVFALSLLLIKGTKESAFMNALLVALKVAVVLVFIAVGWNYINPENYHPYIPQNTGEWGHFGWSGILRGAAVVFFAYIGFDAVSTAAQESKNPKKDMPIGILGSLIISTILYIVFAYVMTGLANYTDFKGSAAPVAVAIANTPYAWLQQTIIFAILAGFTSVMLVMLLGQSRIFYSMSKDGLLPKVFSSVHPKFHTPYKNNLFFAVFTSLLAGFVNISDLGHMVSIGTLFAFVLVSIGIIIMRKRMPDAPRTFRTPLVPLVPILGILVCVSMMLSLPVVTWIRLFVWMGLGFIIYFTYGIKHSKIRKAEAEKKD; encoded by the coding sequence ATGAAATTTACAAAACCCCTTTCCATCCTACTAAAGGAATCGGAAGAAAGTGGCGATCACGCCCTCAAACGTACGCTCAACGGTTTTAATCTTGTTGCGTTGGGTATTGGTGCTATTATCGGTGCTGGCTTATTCTCCTTAACGGGTATTGCAGCAGCGGAAAATGCGGGACCAGCAGTAACCATTTCGTTTATTATTGCTGCTGTGGGATGTACCTTTGCCGCACTCTGCTATGCCGAATTCGCGTCGATGATTCCTGTTGCAGGTAGCGCCTATACGTACTCCTATGCTACCATGGGAGAAGTCGTCGCTTGGATAATTGGCTGGGACTTGGTGCTCGAATACGCGCTAGGTGCAGCTACAGTATCGGTTAGCTGGTCGTCCTACCTTGTTAAATTTCTCAGCAACATTGGCATTAACTTCCCCTATGAGATCAGCCATGCACCTGTCGATTCGATGACGCTGGCAGATGGAACGGTTATATCGGGAATCATTAACCTCCCAGCCATTTTTATTGTCTTCGCGCTATCGCTCCTGCTTATTAAGGGGACGAAGGAGTCTGCCTTTATGAATGCACTGCTGGTAGCCCTTAAGGTAGCCGTTGTACTCGTATTCATTGCAGTTGGCTGGAACTACATCAATCCCGAAAACTACCACCCATACATTCCACAAAACACCGGAGAGTGGGGACACTTTGGATGGTCAGGTATACTTAGAGGTGCGGCAGTTGTCTTCTTTGCATACATAGGCTTCGATGCCGTTTCGACAGCCGCACAGGAAAGTAAAAACCCGAAAAAGGATATGCCAATTGGTATTCTTGGCTCACTAATAATAAGCACCATTCTCTACATAGTCTTCGCTTACGTAATGACAGGGTTGGCCAACTATACCGACTTTAAGGGAAGCGCGGCACCTGTTGCCGTAGCCATTGCCAATACACCATACGCTTGGTTACAGCAAACAATCATTTTCGCCATACTAGCAGGTTTTACATCGGTAATGCTGGTAATGCTCCTCGGACAATCGCGTATCTTCTACTCAATGTCAAAGGATGGGCTTCTTCCAAAGGTATTTTCATCAGTACATCCTAAGTTCCATACGCCATACAAGAACAATCTGTTTTTTGCAGTATTTACCAGCCTACTGGCAGGATTTGTCAACATATCAGACCTCGGCCACATGGTAAGTATAGGTACGCTGTTTGCCTTTGTTCTTGTTTCCATTGGTATCATCATAATGCGCAAAAGAATGCCAGATGCCCCTCGAACATTCAGAACACCACTTGTTCCGCTTGTTCCCATTTTGGGGATTTTGGTATGCGTTTCCATGATGCTATCGCTACCTGTTGTTACTTGGATTCGTTTATTTGTGTGGATGGGATTAGGTTTTATTATATACTTCACCTACGGCATTAAGCACTCTAAGATTAGAAAAGCGGAAGCCGAGAAAAAAGACTAA
- a CDS encoding Crp/Fnr family transcriptional regulator, with translation MKTILENDSEYVCNIQAPCFQKLNTEEVELIRSSKTQVLFRKGENLTKQGAFATYVLFIVSGIAKQHIEGDGTKSYSLRMVTPGEFVGLSSVFTKNTYSYSTVALTDVQAFLIENSSIMKVSRSNGEFAVNIIKRYCGQNSILFDTIRTLMYKQMNGRMAETLLYLNSIRVENIEVFGLLTRKDIAEFAGISTENAVKILKSFEKDKIVALDDKNITILKHEALEEISRHG, from the coding sequence ATGAAAACTATCCTAGAAAATGATAGCGAATACGTTTGCAACATACAAGCCCCCTGTTTTCAGAAGCTAAATACAGAGGAGGTTGAACTAATCAGAAGCAGCAAAACGCAGGTACTCTTTCGCAAAGGAGAAAACCTTACCAAGCAAGGAGCATTTGCCACCTACGTCCTATTTATTGTAAGCGGCATTGCCAAGCAGCACATCGAAGGGGATGGAACAAAAAGTTACAGCCTAAGAATGGTTACACCCGGTGAGTTTGTGGGCTTATCATCAGTATTTACCAAAAATACCTACAGCTACTCTACGGTTGCCCTAACCGATGTTCAGGCATTTCTTATTGAGAACAGCAGCATCATGAAGGTTTCTCGGAGCAACGGAGAATTTGCCGTTAACATCATAAAGCGATACTGCGGACAAAACTCCATTCTTTTCGACACCATACGAACCTTGATGTACAAGCAGATGAACGGAAGAATGGCAGAAACGCTACTCTACCTAAACAGCATAAGAGTGGAAAACATTGAAGTATTTGGGCTACTTACCCGTAAGGATATCGCTGAATTTGCAGGCATCTCAACTGAGAATGCCGTAAAAATCCTCAAATCATTCGAAAAGGATAAAATCGTTGCACTCGACGATAAAAACATAACCATACTAAAACATGAGGCGCTAGAAGAAATTTCGCGACATGGATAG